The following nucleotide sequence is from Flavimarina sp. Hel_I_48.
TACAGTATCCCTACGGAAAAAATTGACAAGCTACAGGATACATTGCGTATTCTCTCTGGCCTTTATGGAATTTTACGTCCACTGGATCTTATGCAGCCTTACCGCCTGGAAATGGGTACAAAATTAAAGTCTGGTCACGATGAGAACCTTTATGAATTCTGGGACGATAAGATTACAAACGCGCTCAATGACGAACTTAAAAAAGACGAAATTTTTCTTAATCTGGCGAGTCAGGAATATTTTAAATCAGTCAAAGTGGAAAAACTAAAAGTTCCCGTGGTTACCCCGGTTTTTAAAGATTACAAAAATGGAAAGCTGAAAATCATTGCCTTTTATGCCAAAAAAGCCCGCGGACTCATGGTGCGCTATATCATAGACAAGAATGTTGAAACGCTTGACGAGCTTAAAGGTTTTGATTATGAGGGTTATGGTTTTAGCGAAGAATACTCTAATCTTGATAAAAATGAGTTGGTTTTTGTACGTTAATTGCCCATAAATACTCTATTCCAGCCAGTTTTTGAAATCCTTTACGCGTTCGCGGGCAACGATAAACGCGCTTCCATCCACTTTTTTTAAGTTTATCTTTAACCTTGAATTTGTGTACGCCACAATATCTTCAATGGCTTTAAGCTGAATGATAACCTGGCGGTTGATCCTAAAGAACTTTTCGGGATCCAGTTCCTTTTCCAGCATATCTAAGGTGGTATCTAGCAGATAGGATCTCCCGTGCTCATTTTTGAGGTAGGTAGCCTTATTTTCGGTATAAAAACAGGTTATTTCGCTCGTTTCGACGATTTTTAAATGTTGGCCTACACTTATGGTAAAGCGGGTTTTATACGATTTCCCGGTCAGCAATTCCTTAAAATAATTTGCGTCAAATTGAGTCGATTGTGATTTATTGACCGATTTAAATTTTGCTACAGCCGAATGTAATTCGTTTTGATCAATGGGCTTGAGAAGATAATCAACACTGTTCAGTTTGAAGGCCTTTAAAGCATATTCATCATAGGCTGTGGTGAAAATCACGGCACTCTTAACATCCACCTTTTCAAAAATCTCGAAAGAAAGTCCGTCGCTCAATTGAATATCAAGGAATATAAGATCAGGATGTTCATTTTCTGAAAACCAGGTTATTCCCTCAGCAACAGAATGCAGCATGGTTTCCACCTCCAGATTTTCTTTGGACAGCATGCGGTGAAGCCTGCGGGCTGCCGGCTTTTCATCTTCAATAAGTACTACTTTCATTCCATTTTTAAATTAATATTCCTCTTTATTTCAGTCTTCATCATTGGACATTTAACAGCGATCTTTATTAAAAATTCTATTCCCAGTGTTGTCGTTCTTCGTCTTTTGCCATGTACTGCTTGATCTTTCGTTCTTCCCATTTTCTATTGAACATGGGATTTTTTTCAAAAGCCTTTAGATAGTCAAAAAACACACCAATGCCCCATCCAAATGTGATCCATAAGAAAAAGGGATACGCCCAGTTGTTTTCGTAATAATTATAAATGATCAGTACCGCATTGATGATTATGTACGTGGAAAGATGAATATAAAAAGCTTTGATTTTTTCCACTTTGTGCTTTGCTTCGAGGTATTTCTCTTCCGTATTTTTCATGATTTAGTCTTTTTTATGCATTATTTGTTTGATTTTCCGCGCTTCCCATTCTCTTCCGAAAAATGGATGATAATTGAAAGCAGCAAAACCGTGAAATAGAATCCCTATCCCCCAACCCATCGCTGGGAAAATAACCCAGGGAAAAGAGGTTGAAAGATAATTGAATACGGCCAGCATGGGGATAATGATACAATAGGAAGTTAGGTTACCGTAAAATGCCTTTTCTTTTTCTACTTGTTTTTTAGCTCGTGAATAGCTGTTTGAATCATCAAATGTAGTTTCTGTCATTGCCATGGGTTTTGTTTGTTTGGTTAAT
It contains:
- a CDS encoding 2TM domain-containing protein, which codes for MKNTEEKYLEAKHKVEKIKAFYIHLSTYIIINAVLIIYNYYENNWAYPFFLWITFGWGIGVFFDYLKAFEKNPMFNRKWEERKIKQYMAKDEERQHWE
- a CDS encoding LytR/AlgR family response regulator transcription factor, producing MKVVLIEDEKPAARRLHRMLSKENLEVETMLHSVAEGITWFSENEHPDLIFLDIQLSDGLSFEIFEKVDVKSAVIFTTAYDEYALKAFKLNSVDYLLKPIDQNELHSAVAKFKSVNKSQSTQFDANYFKELLTGKSYKTRFTISVGQHLKIVETSEITCFYTENKATYLKNEHGRSYLLDTTLDMLEKELDPEKFFRINRQVIIQLKAIEDIVAYTNSRLKINLKKVDGSAFIVARERVKDFKNWLE
- the yaaA gene encoding peroxide stress protein YaaA, with the translated sequence MKIVVSPAKSLDYDSKMPTSRATQPRFLEEAVTLNKKLERKTKAEVAALMSISDKLADLNYQRYKDFETPFTKKNARPAMYAFDGDVYTGLDAYSIPTEKIDKLQDTLRILSGLYGILRPLDLMQPYRLEMGTKLKSGHDENLYEFWDDKITNALNDELKKDEIFLNLASQEYFKSVKVEKLKVPVVTPVFKDYKNGKLKIIAFYAKKARGLMVRYIIDKNVETLDELKGFDYEGYGFSEEYSNLDKNELVFVR